One window of the Corvus hawaiiensis isolate bCorHaw1 chromosome 30, bCorHaw1.pri.cur, whole genome shotgun sequence genome contains the following:
- the ERP44 gene encoding endoplasmic reticulum resident protein 44 translates to MRPAIFPLLPDPGCLLLLLVSWLFNPARSEITSLDSGNIDDILNNADVALVNFYADWCRFSQMLHPIFEEASNVIKEEYPDKNQVVFARVDCDQHSDIAQRYRISKYPTLKLFRNGMMMKREYRGQRSVTAIADYIRQQKSNPIREVQDLEEISSLDRSRRNIIGYFEQKDSDNYRTFERVANILHDDCVFLSAFGAISKAERFSGDNVIYKPPGENAPDMVYLGSLTNFDLIYAWTQDKCVPLVREITFENGEELTEEGLPFLILFHMKDDLESLEKFQQEVARQLIGEKGTINFLHADCDKFRHPLLHIQKTPADCPVIAIDSFRHMYVFPDFSDLSVPGKLKQFVLDLHSGKLHREFHHGPDPTDVAPGQPIQDLASSPPESSFQKLAPSEHRYTLLREKDEL, encoded by the exons gTGTCTTGGCTTTTTAATCCAGCAAGAAGTGAAATAACAAGTCTAGATAGTGGAAATATAGACGACATTTTAA acaATGCAGATGTTGCTTTAGTTAATTTTTATGCTGATTG GTGCCGCTTCAGCCAAATGCTGCATCCTATTTTTGAGGAGGCTTCTAACGTAATCAAAGAAGAATATCCAGATAAGAATCAAGTGGTGTTTGCTAGAGTAGACTGTGATCAGCATT ctGATATAGCTCAGAGGTACAGGATAAGCAAATACCCAACTCTGAAACTCTTCCGGAATGGCATGATGATGAAGAGGGAATACAGGGGCCAGAGATCTGTGACGGCAATAGCAGATTACATCAGGCAGCAAAAAAGTAACCCTATTCGGGAGGTCCAGGATTTGGAAGAAATTAGTTCTCTTGAT CGCAGCAGAAGAAATATTATTGGGTACTTTGAGCAAAAGGACTCTGATAATTACAGAACCTTTGAAAGAGTAGCGAATATTTTGCATGATGATTGTGTGTTCCTCTCGGCCTTTGG GGCTATTTCAAAAGCAGAGAGATTTAGCGGAGACAATGTAATCTACAAGCCACCAGGG gAAAATGCTCCAGATATGGTGTATTTAGGCTCACTAACCAATTTTGATTTGATTTATGCATGGACACAAGATAAATGTGTACCACTAGTTAGAGAAATCACATTTGAAAATGGGGAG GAACTGACAGAAGAAGGCCTTCCTTTTCTCATACTTTTCCACATGAAAGATGACTTGGAGAGTTTAGAGAAATTCCAACAGGAGGTTGCACGGCAGTTAATAGGTGAAAAAG GTACAATAAACTTCCTCCACGCTGACTGTGACAAATTCAGACATCCACTCCTCCACATTCAGAAGACTCCAGCAGACTGCCCTGTCATTGCCATTGATAGCTTCAGGCACATGTATGTCTTTCCAGACTTCAGTGACTTGTC AGTTCCAGGTAAACTGAAGCAATTTGTACTAGACTTGCATTCTGGAAAATTGCATAGAGAGTTTCATCATGGCCCTGATCCAACTGATGTAGCACCTGGTCAG cCAATTCAGGATTTAGCAAGCAGCCCACCAGAGAGCTCATTCCAGAAACTGGCACCCAGTGAACATAGGTACACCTTATTGAGGGAAAAAGATGAACTTtaa